The following are from one region of the Hymenobacter sp. YIM 151858-1 genome:
- a CDS encoding tryptophan 2,3-dioxygenase family protein, with translation MPLEEEFSPAVLTQLRRLQEKYAADNQDLAAYLEGLYHADYVNYWDYIELDTLLSLQRPLTNFPDEQIFIIYHQITELYFKLCLCEYEQIGDLQQPTLGELVLRLGRINRYFENLINSFDVMVDGMDRQQFLQFRMSLMPASGFQSVQYRYIEIASTALNNLLDKEKRRLLGEAAAHDELMGCIYWKAGATLEEGGAKTLTLVQFEQKYHEQLSAHAQRFRERNVWAVVQRLPEEDRRHPRLVRQLKQLDVNVNINWPLMHYKSAVRYLERQAGDAVPATGGTNWRKYLPPKFQKRIFYPQLWSEHEFEDWGKSWVEKVLEEIGAESPK, from the coding sequence ATGCCCTTAGAAGAAGAATTTTCGCCCGCGGTACTCACCCAACTGCGGCGCCTACAGGAAAAGTACGCCGCCGATAACCAGGATCTGGCAGCGTACCTCGAGGGTTTGTACCACGCCGACTACGTCAATTACTGGGACTACATCGAGCTCGACACGCTGCTCTCGCTGCAGCGGCCGCTCACCAACTTCCCCGACGAGCAGATCTTCATTATCTACCACCAGATTACGGAGCTCTACTTTAAGCTTTGCCTGTGCGAGTACGAGCAAATCGGCGACCTGCAGCAGCCCACCCTAGGTGAGCTGGTGCTGCGCCTGGGCCGCATCAACCGTTACTTCGAAAACCTCATCAACTCGTTTGATGTGATGGTAGACGGCATGGACCGCCAGCAGTTCCTGCAGTTCCGCATGTCGCTGATGCCGGCTTCGGGCTTTCAATCGGTGCAGTACCGCTACATTGAAATTGCCTCCACGGCCCTCAACAACCTGCTCGATAAGGAAAAGCGCCGCCTGCTGGGCGAAGCCGCCGCCCACGACGAGCTGATGGGCTGCATTTACTGGAAGGCGGGCGCCACGCTCGAAGAAGGCGGCGCCAAAACGCTCACGCTCGTGCAGTTCGAGCAGAAATACCACGAGCAGCTTTCGGCCCACGCCCAGCGCTTCCGCGAGCGAAACGTGTGGGCCGTGGTGCAGCGCCTGCCCGAAGAAGACCGCCGCCACCCGCGCCTGGTGCGCCAGCTCAAGCAGCTCGACGTGAACGTGAACATCAACTGGCCGCTGATGCACTACAAATCGGCGGTGCGCTACTTGGAGCGGCAAGCCGGCGACGCGGTGCCCGCCACGGGCGGCACCAACTGGCGCAAGTACCTGCCGCCCAAGTTTCAGAAGCGCATTTTTTACCCCCAGCTGTGGTCGGAGCACGAGTTTGAGGACTGGGGCAAAAGCTGGGTGGAGAAGGTGCTGGAGGAAATTGGCGCA